The uncultured Bacteroides sp. genome has a segment encoding these proteins:
- a CDS encoding DNA-deoxyinosine glycosylase, which yields MISCFSPIVDKDTTRMVVGTMPSVDSLRFSEYYGNPRNQFWKILFSVFEGGRTPIDYDDKVATAKSNGVGLWDILASCKREGSLDSNIKDELLNDFPALLKDHSNIKMLIFNGQNSYKYFLKAYGQLPGIEYKVMPSTSPANAMKNFDAKLKEWKEVLRS from the coding sequence ATGATAAGTTGTTTTTCTCCAATTGTAGATAAAGATACCACCCGTATGGTGGTGGGAACTATGCCAAGTGTGGATTCACTTCGCTTTAGCGAATATTATGGGAATCCAAGGAATCAGTTCTGGAAAATACTCTTTTCAGTTTTTGAGGGTGGGCGTACACCGATTGATTACGATGATAAAGTAGCTACTGCAAAGAGTAATGGCGTTGGCTTGTGGGATATTCTGGCTTCTTGCAAACGGGAGGGGAGTCTGGATAGTAATATAAAAGACGAATTGCTCAATGATTTTCCGGCTTTGCTAAAAGACCATTCCAATATAAAGATGCTTATCTTTAACGGGCAGAATAGTTATAAGTACTTTCTGAAGGCTTATGGACAGTTACCGGGAATAGAATATAAGGTGATGCCTTCTACCAGTCCGGCAAATGCCATGAAGAACTTTGATGCCAAGTTAAAAGAGTGGAAAGAAGTTTTGCGCTCCTAG
- a CDS encoding riboflavin synthase, with amino-acid sequence MFSGIIEESAEVVAVVKDRENLHITMKCSFVNELKIDQSVSHNGVCLTVVSKTDDTYTVTAMKETIDCSNIGLFKTGDKVNVERSMMMNGRLDGHIVQGHVDQTATCVAVEDADGSWTYTFKYAFDKEMAKRGYITVDKGSVTVNGVSLTVCNPTEDTFQVNIIPYTYEYTNFHTFKVGTIVNLEFDIIGKYISRMIQYK; translated from the coding sequence ATGTTTTCAGGAATCATTGAAGAATCTGCTGAAGTAGTGGCTGTGGTCAAAGACCGCGAAAACCTACACATTACCATGAAGTGCTCGTTCGTTAACGAACTAAAGATAGATCAGAGCGTGTCTCACAACGGTGTTTGCCTTACTGTAGTGAGCAAAACGGACGACACATATACTGTAACTGCCATGAAGGAAACCATTGACTGTTCAAATATTGGTTTGTTTAAAACAGGCGATAAGGTGAATGTGGAAAGAAGTATGATGATGAACGGTCGTTTAGACGGACACATTGTTCAGGGACACGTTGATCAGACTGCAACTTGTGTGGCTGTTGAAGATGCCGACGGAAGCTGGACGTACACTTTCAAGTATGCATTTGATAAGGAAATGGCAAAGCGTGGATATATTACAGTAGACAAGGGATCGGTTACGGTGAATGGTGTGAGCCTCACGGTTTGTAACCCTACAGAAGATACTTTCCAGGTAAATATCATTCCTTATACTTACGAGTATACAAACTTTCATACCTTTAAGGTTGGCACAATAGTTAATCTGGAATTTGATATTATCGGTAAGTACATCAGCCGGATGATTCAATATAAATAA
- a CDS encoding efflux RND transporter periplasmic adaptor subunit has translation MNKKKKIIIAAIAGVLVIGIVAWKIGGPAPQNKVTFETAKVSEGNISKIVTATGTVEPVTQVEVGTQVSGIVSKLLVDYNSQVKKGQLLAELDKTVLLTDLASKKSSMFSCKTEYEYQLKNYTRTKTLHEKNLVSDTDYETAYYNYQKSKNSYDISKNDLRKAETNLGYAMIYSPIDGVVLSRSVEAGQTVAASFSTPTLFIIANDLKKMRVIAKVDEADIGDVKVGQRVSFTVDAYPNDTFEGEVTQVRQEATTTSNVVTYQVVVNAPNPDLKLKPGLTANITIYTLEKNGVLSVPSKALRFTPEEPLIGTEDKVVKATDIKQDETHKILWKREGKTFTAIPVVTGITNGSLTEIISGVTAGQVIIVDAATGQMPGETSQVAQGVEKKDSETSPFMPQRPGANKKK, from the coding sequence ATGAATAAGAAAAAGAAAATAATCATCGCAGCTATTGCCGGTGTTCTTGTAATCGGTATTGTCGCATGGAAGATAGGCGGACCTGCACCTCAAAACAAGGTAACCTTCGAAACTGCTAAAGTGTCAGAAGGGAACATTAGCAAAATAGTTACCGCTACCGGAACTGTGGAACCTGTTACTCAGGTAGAAGTTGGTACCCAGGTATCAGGTATAGTAAGTAAATTATTAGTAGACTATAACTCTCAGGTTAAAAAAGGTCAACTCTTGGCTGAGTTGGACAAAACTGTATTGCTTACTGATCTGGCTTCTAAGAAAAGTAGTATGTTTTCCTGCAAAACTGAATATGAATATCAGCTAAAAAATTATACCCGTACAAAGACATTGCATGAAAAGAATCTGGTAAGTGATACTGATTACGAAACAGCATATTACAATTACCAAAAGTCTAAGAATTCTTATGATATAAGTAAGAACGATTTACGAAAGGCTGAAACCAACCTGGGATATGCTATGATTTATTCTCCGATAGATGGAGTGGTACTTTCCCGTTCAGTGGAAGCCGGACAAACAGTGGCTGCCAGTTTCAGTACTCCTACACTTTTCATTATTGCCAACGATCTAAAGAAAATGAGGGTAATTGCCAAAGTTGACGAAGCAGATATAGGTGATGTAAAGGTGGGACAACGTGTAAGTTTTACCGTAGATGCATATCCAAACGATACTTTTGAGGGTGAAGTAACCCAGGTTCGCCAGGAAGCAACGACCACAAGTAATGTAGTTACCTACCAAGTAGTAGTCAATGCTCCTAATCCCGATCTAAAACTTAAACCGGGGCTTACAGCCAATATTACTATTTACACACTCGAAAAGAACGGTGTGCTGAGCGTGCCATCAAAAGCTTTACGCTTTACACCCGAAGAACCATTAATTGGTACTGAAGATAAAGTTGTAAAAGCCACTGACATCAAGCAAGATGAAACTCATAAGATTCTGTGGAAACGGGAAGGTAAAACATTTACTGCCATACCTGTAGTAACAGGAATAACTAATGGCTCTCTGACAGAAATTATATCTGGTGTAACTGCCGGACAAGTGATTATTGTTGATGCAGCAACAGGACAGATGCCCGGAGAAACCTCACAGGTTGCACAGGGAGTAGAAAAGAAAGACAGTGAAACTTCACCATTCATGCCTCAACGTCCGGGAGCAAATAAAAAGAAATAA
- a CDS encoding DUF4492 domain-containing protein, with product MVKRNIIVRIYYFYKEGFTSMTLGKTLWAIILIKLFVMFFILKLFFFPNFLGKQKTEEKKQEYVGNELINRALPLK from the coding sequence ATGGTTAAAAGGAATATTATAGTCCGTATTTATTACTTTTATAAAGAAGGCTTTACTAGCATGACTTTGGGCAAAACCTTGTGGGCGATTATTCTTATCAAACTTTTCGTAATGTTTTTTATTTTAAAATTATTCTTTTTTCCAAACTTTCTTGGGAAGCAAAAGACTGAGGAGAAAAAGCAGGAATATGTAGGAAATGAATTAATAAACCGTGCATTGCCATTAAAATAA
- a CDS encoding cytochrome d ubiquinol oxidase subunit II encodes MDTTYILLQQYWWFIISLLGGLLVFLLFVQGGNSLLFSVAKTDEQRKMLVNSTGRKWEFTFTTLVTFGGAFFASFPLFYSTSFGGAYWLWMIILFTFILQAVSYEFQSKTGNILGKKTYQYFLVINGVVGPVLLGGAVATFFTGSNFYINKENITDQLMPVISSWGNASHGLDALLDIWNVIFGLAVFFLTRILGLLYFINNIDDKELQPRFHKALLPNTAIFLVLFLAFLIRTLLADGFAVNPQTHNIFMEPHKYLTNFIEIPELLIIFLVGVSLVVFGIIISLVRIDFKRGIWYSGVGTVMTVVALFLCAGLNNTAYYPSTADMQSSLTLANSCSSFFTLKIMSFVSLLVPFVAGYIFYAWRALDKKSIDAKEMNESGHSY; translated from the coding sequence ATGGATACAACATATATATTACTTCAACAATACTGGTGGTTTATTATTTCTTTGTTAGGAGGGTTACTGGTCTTTTTACTTTTTGTACAAGGTGGAAACTCATTACTCTTTTCTGTTGCTAAGACAGATGAACAGCGCAAAATGCTGGTAAATTCTACCGGAAGGAAATGGGAGTTTACCTTTACTACACTTGTTACCTTCGGCGGAGCATTCTTTGCTTCTTTTCCTTTGTTTTATAGTACCAGTTTTGGCGGTGCTTACTGGCTCTGGATGATTATTCTTTTCACCTTTATCCTGCAGGCTGTTTCTTATGAGTTTCAATCTAAAACCGGAAACATATTAGGCAAAAAGACTTATCAGTATTTCCTTGTGATAAACGGGGTAGTGGGGCCGGTGCTCCTGGGTGGGGCTGTTGCAACCTTCTTTACTGGGTCTAACTTCTACATAAATAAAGAAAATATAACTGATCAGTTGATGCCGGTTATCTCTTCCTGGGGAAATGCTTCTCATGGACTAGATGCATTGCTTGATATCTGGAATGTAATTTTTGGTCTGGCAGTCTTTTTCCTTACTCGTATACTAGGCCTGCTTTATTTTATCAATAATATTGATGATAAAGAATTACAGCCAAGGTTCCACAAAGCATTGCTTCCTAATACAGCTATATTCCTGGTGCTCTTTCTTGCTTTCCTGATTCGTACTTTACTGGCCGATGGCTTTGCTGTGAACCCTCAAACGCATAATATCTTTATGGAACCACATAAGTACCTGACCAACTTTATTGAAATCCCGGAATTACTTATCATTTTCCTTGTGGGAGTTTCTTTGGTAGTTTTTGGAATCATTATATCGCTTGTCAGAATAGATTTTAAACGTGGAATTTGGTATTCGGGTGTTGGAACAGTAATGACTGTTGTAGCTTTGTTCCTATGTGCCGGACTTAATAATACAGCCTATTATCCTTCAACCGCCGATATGCAAAGTTCGCTTACACTGGCTAATAGTTGCTCTAGTTTCTTTACGCTGAAAATAATGTCTTTTGTATCTCTTCTTGTTCCGTTTGTTGCGGGTTACATCTTTTATGCTTGGCGTGCACTTGATAAGAAGAGCATTGATGCTAAGGAGATGAATGAAAGTGGGCACTCTTATTGA
- a CDS encoding cytochrome ubiquinol oxidase subunit I yields MLESIDPSLIDWSRAQFALTAMYHWLFVPLTLGLALIMAIMETLYYKTGKEFWKKTSKFWMKLFGINFAIGVATGIILEFEFGTNWSNYSWFVGDIFGAPLAIEGILAFFMESTFIAVMFFGWTKVSKGFHLTSTWLTGIGATLSAWWILVANAWMQNPIGMVFNPDTVRNEMMDFFTIAFSPVALSKFLHSVLSGWILGAVFVVGVSAWFLLKKRNREFAIASMKIGAIVGLFSSLLVAWTGDSSAYLVAQTQPMKLAAMEGYYNGQQGAPLVAAGLLNPDKKSYKDDIYPFIVDIKMPKILSFLATRDLNGYVPGIKNIIDGGYKLKDGTTAIPAADKIAMGKTAISALAAYRAAMKAGNKEDARFCREVLKTNIQYFGYGYIKDVNQLIPNVMLTFYAFRIMVVLGGYFILFFALVLFMAYKKNIAEIKWMHWAAIISIPLGYIAGQAGWVVAEVGRQPWAIQDMLPTCASISKLDVGTVQTTFFIFLLLFTVMLIAEIRIMLQEIKKGPEI; encoded by the coding sequence ATGTTAGAAAGTATAGACCCTTCATTAATTGACTGGTCGAGAGCACAATTTGCTCTCACAGCAATGTATCACTGGCTGTTTGTGCCGCTTACACTTGGTTTGGCATTAATTATGGCTATCATGGAAACCTTGTATTATAAAACAGGGAAGGAGTTTTGGAAAAAGACATCTAAGTTCTGGATGAAGCTGTTTGGTATTAACTTTGCCATTGGTGTGGCAACGGGCATTATTCTTGAATTTGAGTTTGGTACCAACTGGAGTAACTATTCCTGGTTTGTGGGCGACATCTTTGGTGCTCCGCTGGCTATAGAAGGAATTCTGGCCTTCTTTATGGAGTCTACCTTTATTGCGGTTATGTTTTTTGGGTGGACCAAGGTTAGTAAAGGTTTCCATCTTACCTCTACCTGGCTCACCGGAATTGGTGCAACTCTTTCTGCCTGGTGGATTCTGGTTGCAAACGCATGGATGCAGAATCCTATTGGAATGGTTTTCAATCCGGATACTGTTCGTAATGAAATGATGGATTTCTTTACCATTGCTTTCTCACCTGTAGCGCTTAGTAAATTCCTTCACAGTGTGCTTTCCGGCTGGATATTGGGAGCGGTATTTGTAGTAGGAGTCAGTGCATGGTTCCTACTAAAGAAACGTAACCGTGAATTCGCAATTGCCAGTATGAAGATAGGAGCAATTGTAGGCCTGTTCTCATCTTTGCTTGTAGCCTGGACGGGTGACAGCTCGGCTTATCTGGTGGCACAGACTCAACCCATGAAACTGGCTGCAATGGAAGGTTATTATAACGGACAGCAAGGTGCTCCGCTTGTAGCTGCTGGTTTACTTAATCCGGATAAGAAGAGTTATAAAGATGATATATATCCTTTTATAGTTGATATAAAAATGCCAAAGATACTTTCTTTCCTTGCCACACGAGACCTGAATGGTTATGTTCCGGGAATCAAAAATATCATTGATGGTGGATATAAATTAAAAGATGGCACTACTGCTATTCCTGCGGCCGATAAAATTGCGATGGGAAAGACGGCAATCTCTGCGTTGGCTGCTTATCGTGCTGCCATGAAAGCTGGAAATAAGGAAGATGCGAGGTTTTGCCGAGAGGTACTAAAGACTAATATACAATACTTTGGTTACGGATATATTAAGGATGTGAATCAGCTGATTCCTAATGTTATGCTTACATTCTATGCTTTCCGTATAATGGTTGTGCTGGGAGGATATTTTATATTATTCTTTGCACTGGTTCTTTTTATGGCTTACAAAAAGAATATTGCGGAGATAAAATGGATGCACTGGGCTGCTATAATTAGCATCCCTTTGGGATACATAGCCGGACAAGCCGGATGGGTGGTTGCCGAAGTTGGTCGTCAGCCTTGGGCCATACAGGATATGCTTCCCACTTGCGCTTCAATTTCTAAACTCGATGTAGGTACAGTGCAGACTACCTTTTTCATCTTCCTGCTTCTCTTTACCGTAATGTTAATTGCGGAAATTCGTATTATGCTGCAGGAAATAAAAAAAGGTCCGGAGATTTGA
- a CDS encoding TolC family protein, with the protein MTLLSLLVIQMGWSQRQVQKWDLDSCINYAMKQNIQIKKSKIALEESREDTKTARAAMFPSLSFSSTHSLVTTPLNNTGEGNRSSYSGNYGFSSELTVYDGGKRTKAIEQSGIQNRIKELSISEAEKDIRISITQNYIQILYAYESVKTNQSTVDLSLAQLNRAKELLKAGSKSKSDVAQLESQYSTDKYQLVVAETTLKDYKLQLKQLLELDGNEEMDLLLPELQSNNVLLPLPDKMAVYSTALSIMPEIESSKLSTQAANMDVSIAKAGYMPTLSLSAGVGTSHTTGTNFTFGQQVKNGWNNSIGLSVNVPIFNNRKTKSAVQKAKLQVMDSELSELNEQKTLFKTIETIYLDAVSSQNRFKAATEKLQSTKTSYELINEQFNLGMKNTVELLTEKNNVLSAQQEVLQAKYMTILNIQLLKFYQGEQITLKN; encoded by the coding sequence ATGACTTTACTCTCTCTACTTGTTATACAAATGGGGTGGTCGCAAAGGCAGGTTCAGAAATGGGACCTGGATTCTTGCATTAACTATGCAATGAAGCAAAACATACAGATTAAAAAGAGCAAAATAGCTCTCGAAGAAAGTCGGGAAGACACAAAAACGGCCCGTGCTGCTATGTTTCCAAGTCTATCTTTTTCCAGCACTCATAGCCTTGTGACCACCCCGTTAAACAATACCGGAGAGGGAAACAGAAGTAGCTATAGCGGAAACTATGGCTTTAGCTCAGAACTAACCGTTTATGATGGAGGAAAACGCACTAAAGCGATTGAACAATCGGGTATCCAGAATCGTATAAAGGAACTATCTATTAGTGAGGCAGAGAAAGATATCCGGATATCTATCACTCAAAATTATATTCAGATTCTGTATGCTTATGAATCAGTAAAGACAAACCAAAGCACTGTTGATCTTTCACTTGCTCAGTTAAACCGTGCAAAGGAATTACTGAAAGCCGGTTCCAAGTCAAAAAGTGATGTAGCTCAACTGGAGTCACAATACAGCACCGACAAATATCAGTTGGTGGTGGCAGAGACTACTTTAAAGGATTATAAATTACAGTTAAAGCAATTGCTAGAATTAGATGGTAATGAAGAAATGGATCTTCTTCTGCCTGAATTACAGAGCAACAACGTATTGCTCCCTTTACCCGATAAGATGGCTGTTTACAGTACTGCACTGAGCATTATGCCGGAAATTGAGAGTAGCAAGTTAAGCACTCAGGCAGCTAATATGGATGTATCTATTGCTAAAGCAGGCTATATGCCTACACTCAGTCTGAGTGCAGGAGTAGGAACCAGTCACACAACGGGTACCAACTTTACTTTTGGCCAGCAAGTGAAAAATGGGTGGAACAATTCCATTGGCCTTTCAGTGAATGTTCCCATCTTCAATAATCGCAAAACAAAAAGTGCTGTTCAGAAAGCAAAGCTTCAGGTTATGGATAGTGAGCTAAGTGAGCTTAACGAGCAAAAAACACTCTTTAAAACGATAGAGACTATCTACCTTGACGCTGTATCTTCACAAAATCGTTTCAAGGCTGCCACTGAAAAACTGCAATCGACCAAGACCAGTTACGAGCTGATTAACGAACAATTTAATCTGGGCATGAAAAATACAGTGGAATTGCTTACTGAAAAGAATAATGTGCTGAGTGCACAACAAGAAGTTTTACAAGCAAAATATATGACCATACTCAACATTCAGCTACTGAAATTCTATCAGGGGGAACAAATTACACTGAAAAATTAA